A region from the Algoriphagus machipongonensis genome encodes:
- the carA gene encoding glutamine-hydrolyzing carbamoyl-phosphate synthase small subunit: MIRQKATLLLADGTKFHGTLIGNPGTNGGEICFNTGMTGYQEIYTDPSYTGQIVVTTTPHIGNYGVIDSEVESDAPTVAGIVVNNFSDIYSRIDASGSLQDYLVSHKITGIADVDTRKLVRHLRSKGAMNAIISSEYEENLDGLKAELDKVPNMDGLELSSKVCTQEPYFEGDENSSIKVACLDFGIKKNILRNLASRGVYCKVFPAKTKLAEMEAWAPQAYFLSNGPGDPAVMEYAVETTKEILETGKPVFGICLGHQILAESCGISTYKMHHGHRGLNHPIKNLKTGKSEITSQNHGFNISREDSESNENVEITHVHLNDNTVAGIKLKNKPAFSVQYHPESSPGPHDSRYLFDDFISLINKN; the protein is encoded by the coding sequence ATGATTAGACAAAAAGCGACTTTACTCTTAGCCGATGGAACAAAGTTCCATGGCACACTTATTGGAAATCCCGGTACTAACGGTGGTGAAATTTGCTTTAATACCGGTATGACCGGATATCAGGAAATTTATACCGACCCATCCTACACGGGACAAATTGTTGTAACCACTACACCACATATTGGAAATTATGGTGTGATTGATTCCGAAGTGGAATCAGATGCTCCTACAGTAGCAGGAATAGTGGTAAATAATTTCTCCGATATTTATTCCAGAATTGATGCATCTGGTTCCTTGCAAGATTATCTGGTATCTCACAAAATTACCGGTATCGCAGATGTAGATACACGAAAACTCGTGAGACACCTGAGGTCTAAGGGAGCAATGAATGCTATCATTAGTTCTGAATACGAGGAGAATCTAGATGGCTTAAAAGCTGAATTGGATAAAGTGCCTAACATGGATGGCCTAGAGCTCTCATCGAAAGTTTGTACTCAAGAGCCTTACTTCGAAGGAGATGAAAACTCTAGTATTAAAGTAGCTTGTCTTGATTTCGGTATCAAGAAAAACATCTTGAGAAATCTAGCAAGCAGAGGCGTTTACTGTAAAGTTTTTCCAGCCAAGACCAAACTTGCTGAAATGGAAGCATGGGCACCACAAGCTTATTTCCTGTCTAATGGTCCTGGTGATCCTGCTGTAATGGAATATGCTGTAGAGACTACCAAAGAAATTCTAGAAACAGGAAAGCCTGTTTTCGGAATCTGTCTTGGTCATCAGATCTTAGCTGAGTCTTGTGGCATCTCTACTTATAAAATGCACCACGGACACAGAGGATTGAACCATCCTATTAAAAACTTGAAAACAGGGAAAAGTGAGATCACTTCCCAAAATCATGGTTTTAATATTTCCAGAGAAGATTCGGAAAGCAATGAAAATGTGGAGATCACTCACGTTCATTTGAATGATAATACCGTAGCAGGTATTAAATTGAAAAATAAGCCTGCGTTTTCAGTTCAGTATCACCCAGAGTCCTCACCAGGGCCTCATGATTCTCGTTACCTTTTTGACGATTTCATTTCTTTAATCAATAAAAATTAA